AAACACATACCTTTCTAAAtttcccttttccttttctttcagTCGATCCTGCTGCTGATCGTATTTGCTCTTCAGTGTCTTGAACGTCTGGACGTATTGTACATCATCGAAGAACTTTCCGAAACTTTCCACGAAATACGTTAACAACGATTTAATGTCTTCTTGTCGGATGAACTCGAACAGCTCCAAAATGGCCGACTCTAGCAGATTGTAGCGGCCATTGTTGCGAAGAAACGCTTCCACCACCGGAGCGAACAAGTTCCCCTTGACAATGTGCCTAATGAAGCAAATCagggaataaaaacaaaacatttgttAGTCTTTTCTTTTATCTACGAATGCACGCTCCAGTGTGCAAAACAGGTGTGTACTCCACTGGAATCCAACACAGCCAGACTTCAACAGTGCACCAGTGCACTCTTTTACTACACTACTCGCCTGTTGTAAAATTCGTCCTTCAATGAAACAATTTTGCGCAGAAATCGGAGCGCTCCCAGCACGAGGAACGTGTGCACGCTGTTCATCAGTACCAACACCTTGCGCAGTAGATCCTTGTTGATGATACAATTCTTGATGTGGTAGGTGTGATGTTCGACACAAAACGACAGCAGCTCCAGCACCACGCCCAGCAGCTGCACCACATGATAGTCTTCATTCGTTGGCTTATCcgattgtgtgtgtcgcaGGAGTGGGGctacaggaaaaaaaaatgcacaacaaCGTCCGTTAGTTAGCATGCAAGAATCAAATCAATTTAATACGGCTTCCGCCTACTCACCAATCAGCGTCTGTATACTGTGCTTGTAGAAGAAGTTCAGAAAGTCTGACTTTTCCGACTTGTTGGCAGAGCTCAGCATGTTTTCCGGATCTAACAGGATGCGCAACACGGTCATCAATTGCACGGCACCCCCGAGCTCCGGTTCGGAGTCCGAAAGCAGCTGTTCGATCGCTATGTTGATCAACGTTTGATCCTACGAAAATACGCACGCCACACGGCATTATGTGTAAAACatgtttcgaaaaaaaaaaacaaacaaacacaattttgCTTTCCTTACCTCATCCGAGTCGGAATTGTTGTACTGCTGCAGTGTGTAGTCCCGCACAACCGACGGTGAATATTCCACGATCGTCGACAGTATATCGATCGAGGCGGACTTTGTTCGCTTCTCGTTTATGGCTAGTGTTATTTCGAGTGCCGGCAGCACGCCCAGGCTAATGAGCGTTTTGAAAAACGTCTCCTTGCCCTGCGGCTGCAGGTACTGGGCAAAGTTGCAAAACTCCTTCAGAAACAGAATGCTGTCGCGCCGCTTCGAGTCCGGCGTTTGGGGATCAGTCAGCAGCGCGAACAGCTCGTCCAGAAActtgtcgtcctcctggatgAGCGTCACAATTTCCACCTTGTTGAAGAAGATGAACGACGACAGTGTGTTCAGCATGTTGTCCTCGAACACGGACGGTGTCGGCAGTACGATGTCCTGTATGTACTGCACCCGATACGTCTGGTGTATCTTGGCCAGCAGGTCCGTGTTGCGGATCGGTATTGCCTCGCGAAACTTTACCAGCTTTTTCAGATACTGGCGATGGTTTTTCGGCGAATTGCCGGACGGATCGTACTCGAGACAGCCGACCACGTCGAAGATCGTATCTTCCGCAAACATGATCTCGAACAGGCCGTTCTTGTTCAGCAGGAAGATGTTCTTAAAGATCTCGTACAGATAGTGCAAGCCTTCCTGGTTGTCCAAATCTTCGCACACCCGAAACAGCCCGATCAGCTTCTTGATGTAGTTTTCCGATTCGATTGCCTGGGCCAGCTTGTCCTTACGGATGGCCGACGTCAGGGCGCTGGCAATCACCTCCGATATGTCCTCCAGCCGGCTAAGCTCGCACGGGGGAAGCTCGATCGGTGGCGCCGAATCGGACATATCCTCAAACCGTTCGTCCTCCGACTCCTCCACCACATCCTGCGTGATTTCTACTGACGGATCTTTTCCTTGCACCTACGACGTTACACGGCCAGAACCAGAACCAGAAATGAACCAGAACCAATTAGAGTTAGCAAATCAAGCGTGTCTTTCGAAACCGCACAGCGTCACAACACCCACGCTGGACATCGTGGTGCAGCACTATCTTACCTGACAAATTTTCTCCCATATTTCATCGCATCCTGCCTTCTCCTGGAAGCTGAGGGCCAAATCGAAATTGTCACCCTCGCTCCAAACGATGAGTGTGTCCTGCTGTTTGTGATATATAGTGTCCGGATGAATTTTGCTCTCtaacagcatcgaaccatcgttTTCTGCATGCACAAGCAGCGATACACCTACGTGACACAAAGttggagaagaaaaagaaaacgaagggCAAAAGTTTGATAAGCAAACGATCCGCCGATCATGTTCCGCCCCGACGGAGACCTAGAACGCACAAACGAGGACTTACCTTTGACGCGATCCACGTAGCTcgatgtgacatggcccgTTCCTCGATCATCCCACTGGCGATCTGCGTTCAGGGCGTAGAGCTTCACGCGCCGTCTCGTGTCGGTTGTCATGTTGCGTCGACTGCCGTTAGCACTGACGACGGGGCCGTTACTATGGTTTCTTCTGTTTCGTCTACAGCAACTAGCGCTCGATTCTGGGCGACTGGTAGTATTGCTCCTGCTGCCGCCGGGACTATTACTACCGCACGCGTCCTCTGCACCCTCAACAGCTCGCTCTCGCAGCTGCCTGCTCAaggtgcgctgctgctgctgccgatggaTATCACGCCGTTTACTACGATGCGAATCTGCCAGTCGGTGTAGCTCCTGATggcgtcggtggtggtggtggctggtGGTACAATAATCGTAGGTAGTAGCCAAGGAGGAGGAAtgttttttccttcgtttCTTCAGTATTTTGCGGTCGACGGGATGCTCGCTGTACTCAATTGTTGCTGTTTCAGCCGCGCCGATTGCGTTCGTTGTACCGCACCGTACCGTTCCCGAGCGGACTTTAGAACCGGAACACCGGATCCAGACTGTTGATCGTACGGCAGCGGATGGATGGTACGATATTCCTTTCTTCGATGCGTGCGTAAAATTGCCTCCAGCAGCGAAATAAACTATCCttacaaatgtaaacaattatCGCTGTGACGTATTACTCCGGTGTATTCTATTAGCGTTATGAGTCCTCTGGGCCACACACTGTCCAAACTTTTCTCCTTATTACACGCAcggatacacacacgcacaaacgcaaacacatacactttAGTCACTTGatcgttgttgatgttgttagTTTCACATCCGTTTGTTCGTCGAAATTTCGGCAAACAGCAGTATCAATTCTTGTGGTGGCGGCACTACACAAATCAAAACAGCGAGTTACGTACGAAGTTCGTTGATTTCAATAAAACGGATGATCGTCCTGTAAGAGGAATAGAAATACCATTAGTATtacgcgcacacacgcacccgcAAGTGGTAAAAATGTTTAgttttgatttcaattttacgattgtttaaaGATTAACTTTACAACCATTAATCTAACATTATTTCCCTCAgcaaaacccacaaaaaatACGTCAAAATCACGCGTTCTTTTCGGGGAGGAATTAGAGTGTGTGTTTACGGTTGCCAGCAGCaagtttgtttattatttgccGATACCGTTTTGCACATACGGCGGCACAAAAAGAGTAAGAAGTAAAACACGCAACGCGCGAAAACGACACACAGTCATACACATCTatccattcattcattcattcatttgttCGCCCATTCATACGGCCGGTCGCAGCGGTGCTCATTTATTTGTGATTTGATGTAAGTTACTCCTACTGTATTCAGATGGAAGGGAAGGCGCAACAACACTCAAACAAgaaaatgttataaaaatatttaaaaaaaaaccaggcCACCAAGTTAtaggtttttttattgcattttctagaaatcaacgcgcaccattTTCCATAATCTGATTCATATTACAgtaattgaaaaagaaaactaaacTTTTCCTACCCAATCTGCTAATACACGTTGAAGCGTGTTTCTTGTAGCAACATAACATATACAGTTACAGAATACAGCAGCACAAACACATGCACGCAGCTGTAGGGTTACCATCCAACGAACCATTCATCTGGGCTACTATGACGAACAGTTGTTATCGCAAAATAATACGCGTCACACGCAGGTAGGGTACGTGCAACCATTGATCGTAAGATTACAGCAACTTCTTATCGCTGACTTGTTATCGCGTTCAAGAACAAATTACGTTCCACCGGGCATCAAATGCGGAGCCGCTGCCACTGACAATTCCATCTAAAAATCATATACTGATTGTTTCACCACTAAAATGCATTACGTATAATTCTTTGCTTCATCGACGCACTGCCCATAGGGTCCAAATACAACGTCTGATGCATTGCTGTACACAAAACAGGTTTTCTTTCTGGTCGCGGCTGCTGCTGACCTGGTCAGTCGATGTAGAAACCCGTTGAGaaatttctctttttttctggaTGAAGCTAACCGACCGAAGAGAGGCAGAGGCACTGAGAGCTGGCTATTGTCTGCCGGAGTATGCCAACGCGATCGCAGAGACGTTGGTCAAGACGAACAGTTTATTTCAAGCTCAAAAAGGTATCGTTAAGTATCGTTCTACACAATGCCCGCTACATGAAACGTGTTCGGTCGTGATAGTAGCAATCGCATACAAAATTGTAACATACGATTCAACTTTGAAATACtagaaaataaatacaacTTTCATCAAAAATGCATCTCAAATCCGGATTGCGTGAACTAtcgaaaacaataacaatatcaATAATAAAAGTTCTCCACGGCGGCTGACCTTCAGGAGGCTGATAAACAACGTCAAAACAAGATGGCAACACATTACAGTTTCGGACACACTCGaatacagcaacagcagcagcagcagcaagccaGACCCGCGCGGCGCCCAAAGCACGAGCACTTTTGCACCATTGCCggtcacgcacacacatacacagacataCCCGCTCCAGCAATGCTTCTCTCCCAGCCCAGACACGGCGGGATTATTGttcttcttgctgctgctgctgctgctcctgctgccgtCGTTCGTCACTGTTTTCGCGGATGATTCATACGCCAATGTTGTGTACCAGGTTTGTGTAGTAGGAAGATACCGAATTGAATCGGCTACAGAAACACGCTAGTCTGGGAGTCCATTATGTTAGCACTCCAGACTTTTAAACTTTATAGCTGTATAGAAAAAAGAACACTTCACTTCAGCTACTACGCCACACAGTGCACagagacaaacaaaaaccaccaaCACATCGACATTCCAAAGGGGTCGCTTTCTCATTGGGGTATGAGAGAGCGCCAATTTTAGACTCCCTAAAGGAAGCAAGAAACCAAATTGAAACCCTACGTTTGTTTAGTTCCCTTCTTCCAGCGGTTTGGCTGTGCGAAAATGTAGTAAGCAGATACATCCCACCAACTTCCCCCATGGCCACTTAAAAGTTATGTGCTGTGATTCGGATcgcgtgcgtgagtgtgtgtgttagcgCAAGGGCCGTTTTTCGTGTTCTTTCATGAAACACCATGAATTAATACACGTCGATTTTCACGGAAGTAGACACCGCCATGGCAGCGACTCATTAGCCACTCCTATCCAATGAATGACGCACACCGCCGCTTCGTTGCGGTAATTTAAATTCTTATTTACAGTAATTCCAATACTGCTGCACTCTGTGCTTTTTTAAAAACCAAGGTGTGACACGATGATGACTGGATGGCGTACACAGCCCGTTTTACAATTTGCCGCGTAGGCCATGCAAACTCTGCGGCATGTCAGAGGCTGCgtgaaaaaaaactgcaaaactCGCATACGCAATATTGCAGCATCAGGTCAGGGGGCGCATACAAGGTCTCCACGCTACCCCATACGCTCAGCCAGACAGGTTTGGGGGAAGCTGGCTTGCATCTTGTCCTACCACGAGGACCAAATCTTGCTCTGCTGGCCATAATCGCACCACCCGTGTCCTCCTATTACTTGAAGCGCTTTTTCACATCATTTCTCAcagagcacacacatacatacacacaacacacggcGTTTGAACGTATGCATGGAGCTGGCGTGTAACACACGGCTGAATTAATCAccccatcatcgtcatcgtcgctACCGCTTCATTTGTGTGCATCTGCAATCAGTTTGGTATCGTGATTTCGGGATCGATTTTGCTTTCCTGACCAAATTTGACCAGCTAAGCCAGCTTTTTTCGTAGGCATCTCCACTTTCTATAAAAGTGATCAAATTATTTCCTTCCTTTGCGCTGCTGGAACGTACTCTGCTCACGCACACATCGAACCCAGCGGCAGCCGAATGTACGCACACCGCTACATTGCAATGCACGCTCCGTACGCTGCTTCACctcgtacacaaacacacgcgcgtcAGCACAAACACCTCATCCatacacgcacgtacacacacacacatacacacataaatgCACTTCCATCGGCAAACTTTGGAGTATTCTTCTCGAGGTTTACTTCTTCGTTCACACGCACCGGGGAACCGACGATTGAGGTTCGCGTTCAGAATATACGCCAAAACCCCAAGCGAACCacatacgcacgcacgcatacaactcacacacacacacatacacaccccgACAGCCCACGTTTGGGGAGTGTAGCACAATTATTTGTCTACTTAGACCGTACACAGGTACAAGGTGCAGGTTTTTGCAGAATTGTATTAAATCGTGAAACTGTACATGAAGTTTCCGATTTTCAATGAAGCAAGCGGTAACTGCATCTCATCTCGGTTAGGGTTGCCCCGATAAATGTTGGAGGCGTCGATCGATTTCGGAGACCTGGTGCTCctaaaaccacacaaaatcTATTAAATCATGacgacacacatgcacaccatCGCCACTTATTCCACCCTCGCCCTTCAAAGCCCTGAACCACCCGTGCGACGACGACGGACATCTAAGGGAGGAAAGGGAAACGAAGAAAAAGCCTCTCTAGCCAAGAAGAAAGTAAAAAGACTCACACGGCTCGACGTACGCTCGACCTCGGCAACCGCAGCaacgcgcgcacacatacacacacacacaaactgctgctgctggtggttcTGCTGTTCCGGAGAATGAAACCCGGCTGCTGTTCTTTTGGCCGGCCGCACTCCGGCAGCGGGACAGCGCGTATATGCAGACGAAGCGTTCGGTTCCGGTGCGACTGTCGCACGGGGCCCTTTGTTTGATTGCGCGATTCACCACCGAAAAAGGGACTTGTGTTTCCacagaacacacatacacacacacacacgctcgcgcGGGGTGTTGCCAAAGCGGTGGACGTACCACAAATCGGAAGAGAAAACCTCGCCTTGCCCCTCTGCGCTTGCCGTTGATGCTGCCTGCCGCCGTATAGATTTTCACCCCCCTCGGCCCTTGATCCCGTCGAACAACCAATATTCGACTCGTTCCGTAACAATCTGAAGTGGCAAACCGTGCGCAAACAGGATCGCTGTCTGCGGCTTGCTTACGTACGTGCAATCACACAGCTCGCTCGAACAGACGAATTCTGCAACTAGCTTCTTTTCCGTTTTAAAACTTGCGAATCTGGCTATCACAACATTTACACCGCCATATTGGATTTTTTCTCGTTTTCGCCTACTGCTTGTAGCgctttggcttttttttgcatgcacTGCCCGACTGCTCGACTGCTGTCCGAAATCATCCGGGCAGTGcttgtgggtttttttgcggtgacattttaaaaatattttatgtacATTTCCCATCACTACCAATTAAAATCCACTTAGTTAAcatgaaatttaaataatataaacaaattttgTTCGCTATTTACTTAAATTGCTGGATTACACGAAACAAAATGTTGCCCCACTTGGCGAGCAGTAACTACAGGTATACCCCGAAATACGCTATTCAGGCGGACCGGAGGCAATAGCGTACCTTGAATAATAGCGTAAATCGTATTTCGaggttatctgtcaaattttagttaattttcgtataatttagCTTGAAGTGGTTGGTTTTAGCCAATAAATTggttatttgatctgattttaactgatgattaaaattttatacctttttggtttttaaatttcaatcaaatggaatttattttgcatttgacattgaTATGTGTCAAATTATTACAATTtcctcaaagaactgtcaaatttagaaaagagGGTATTGTGAAATCGTGTATATcaagtatggcgtatatcggggaatacttGTACTcgacagtgtggccagattttATTTTGGCAGTTTTGGATAGATgcgtcaaaattttatcggtagttttcggtacgagtttcaatttattttaccaGGACTTACAATTTCATCGAATCTCATGAAGTACAGACATGGGCCTTAGTTGTCAGTGTTGAACTTCTGATTCTATTCGCTagtgttttctttatttcataTTGAGTTTACTGTATTAAATCAATTGGGAAATGGTTTTATGACTTTTCGAACAGTGTTATGAGaaaatctgtgattttcggtaaaataaatgaaacatcGGTAATTTTAGGGTGgcatataaaaaatcggtaagaatacagataaatcggtatttctggtcactctggtaCTTGAGTACCCGGTTATCCGTGCTTTGCCGGTTCTGTCGGAGTGTGCTTCATAATTTCCTTCCTCTTCTTACTTTTTGCCTTCTTTGTAGCGCCGCTGTTTGGAAACAACAATTAGCAAAACAGAATCGAACCCTCGCCCTCTGCTCGGCTTCTGAATGCCAAATTGTTTCCTTTGCCGAAATGGTGTTTCTTTGGACAAGTGCTGGGACTCAAATACACGTTAAAATAGTCCACAAATCGACCAGCGTGCTGCAGCTTTCCGTGGAAAATGTGGAAGCCCATCGGCAGCGGCACACTCTGCTAGTGCTGGAGCTCGGAACACTTTTCTGCTTTGCAGTTTGTATGTTTCTTTTCCGACTAAATGTCCTCCATGCCTTGTTCGTTCTACCCATCGGTACGCTTGTATACCTGTACAACAACGTGATAAAATCCGAAAGTCTGGTGTTAGTCAAGGATTTTGCACTGCAATGTTCCACAACATTTGCGAACGGGGCGGTACGCAACGCTCTGATACCGATGGAATATGTGCAGGATATCGTAATCAACGAAGTTTTCTTTAACGTAAGCACCGTATTTTAACGCATGTAGTGTATGCAGCGCGagtcaaatatatttttttatttctagcTTAAAGTAATATTCGTGCTGCAAGTACTTACAAAGGGGCATTTATTTCGGAAGAAGCCTGTTATAACGCTTCTGCAGGTAAATGCAGCACTTCTATTGATCTCCTTATCTCTCCCACACTCATATCCTTTTTTGTCATTTCCACAGCAACTAAAACCAGCCCTTCCAAGCCTGAAAATTATTTACACCGAGCTTCACTCCGTTCTCGAGCTGCAGAAT
This is a stretch of genomic DNA from Anopheles merus strain MAF chromosome 2R, AmerM5.1, whole genome shotgun sequence. It encodes these proteins:
- the LOC121589969 gene encoding serine/threonine-protein phosphatase 4 regulatory subunit 3 produces the protein MTTDTRRRVKLYALNADRQWDDRGTGHVTSSYVDRVKGVSLLVHAENDGSMLLESKIHPDTIYHKQQDTLIVWSEGDNFDLALSFQEKAGCDEIWEKICQVQGKDPSVEITQDVVEESEDERFEDMSDSAPPIELPPCELSRLEDISEVIASALTSAIRKDKLAQAIESENYIKKLIGLFRVCEDLDNQEGLHYLYEIFKNIFLLNKNGLFEIMFAEDTIFDVVGCLEYDPSGNSPKNHRQYLKKLVKFREAIPIRNTDLLAKIHQTYRVQYIQDIVLPTPSVFEDNMLNTLSSFIFFNKVEIVTLIQEDDKFLDELFALLTDPQTPDSKRRDSILFLKEFCNFAQYLQPQGKETFFKTLISLGVLPALEITLAINEKRTKSASIDILSTIVEYSPSVVRDYTLQQYNNSDSDEDQTLINIAIEQLLSDSEPELGGAVQLMTVLRILLDPENMLSSANKSEKSDFLNFFYKHSIQTLIAPLLRHTQSDKPTNEDYHVVQLLGVVLELLSFCVEHHTYHIKNCIINKDLLRKVLVLMNSVHTFLVLGALRFLRKIVSLKDEFYNRHIVKGNLFAPVVEAFLRNNGRYNLLESAILELFEFIRQEDIKSLLTYFVESFGKFFDDVQYVQTFKTLKSKYDQQQDRLKEKEKGNLESVPSILRNSNRYRRDQRQMDEDEEIWFNEEEDYAESAGKAGAPELDSTIGKMFEKKAMDTASSLNGPKYGSGAVSTAQSHQLSSQMHGGVTATATSADDMAATSHMLTMNNGTEGSDDSGSSGAASTAHLHTASLDPNCLSHAVAQAAAAAAAAAAAAAAVVANNNGLQSSSSVSVAENVSALADVNHDPHHKEHRVLGEDGTGSANLTPADESALDDANSLVVSALGESDLSSVYQLQSTTATAVSSSVENVENTPVTSAETDQTGSGCESTTSSTLSSIPVAEACSAYTDAAATPADCQSATANLASSTHTQDGVVESLGVAVEETGMKRIATEPLSEHQGGQSHPLDGTANIGADVPLPTMVTDESGVEIGQSDMDSSRERKQPDDANGPEMANTAAAMLTTPILDSAPAVEQPSTGTAADLTSQPGLSSAASAASSANTTTMVSGLKKGLVDYEGDSDDEEEDDESSSPAQKKARIA
- the LOC121589973 gene encoding uncharacterized protein LOC121589973 isoform X1 produces the protein MRKSVIFGKINETSVILGWHIKNRAAVWKQQLAKQNRTLALCSASECQIVSFAEMVFLWTSAGTQIHVKIVHKSTSVLQLSVENVEAHRQRHTLLVLELGTLFCFAVCMFLFRLNVLHALFVLPIGTLVYLYNNVIKSESLVLVKDFALQCSTTFANGAVRNALIPMEYVQDIVINEVFFNLKVIFVLQVLTKGHLFRKKPVITLLQQLKPALPSLKIIYTELHSVLELQNC
- the LOC121589973 gene encoding uncharacterized protein LOC121589973 isoform X2, with the protein product MIHTPMLCTSAAVWKQQLAKQNRTLALCSASECQIVSFAEMVFLWTSAGTQIHVKIVHKSTSVLQLSVENVEAHRQRHTLLVLELGTLFCFAVCMFLFRLNVLHALFVLPIGTLVYLYNNVIKSESLVLVKDFALQCSTTFANGAVRNALIPMEYVQDIVINEVFFNLKVIFVLQVLTKGHLFRKKPVITLLQQLKPALPSLKIIYTELHSVLELQNC